The DNA region CATAATACGGCCGTCATAGGCGATATAGGCTATGGACAGGGGAAGCAGGGTATTTTTCATCCAAAATGAAAGGATCTGGTCCTTTTCAAATACAAAGAGCATCCCCTCCCCGTCTTTCAGGGAGCTCCGCCCCATGAGGCCCCGAGCACGCTGATCATCGGTTCGGGCAATTTCAGCCAACAGTTTTACTGTTTCCCCGTTTTCCCGCTCTATGGTAAGCTCCCGCTGTTCCAGCTTGTGCTGCCTCCCGG from Treponema primitia ZAS-2 includes:
- a CDS encoding DUF192 domain-containing protein; this encodes MKCPRSLFFSLILIGAGAVNCAPGDSAGSTGRQHKLEQRELTIERENGETVKLLAEIARTDDQRARGLMGRSSLKDGEGMLFVFEKDQILSFWMKNTLLPLSIAYIAYDGRIMEIHDMKPQDTTAIQSRRSGRYALEVPQGWFTRAGISIGDRCGPVQ